One genomic region from Anguilla rostrata isolate EN2019 chromosome 2, ASM1855537v3, whole genome shotgun sequence encodes:
- the kdelr2b gene encoding ER lumen protein-retaining receptor 2b, whose amino-acid sequence MNIFRLTGDLSHLAAIIILLLKIWKTRSCAGISGKSQILFALVFTTRYLDLLTSFISLYNTTMKVIYIGCAYATVYLIYAKFKATYDGNHDTFRVEFLVVPVGGLAFLVNHDFSPLEILWTFSIYLESVAILPQLFMISKTGEAETITTHYLFFLGLYRALYLINWIWRFYFEGFFDMIAIVAGVVQTILYCDFFYLYVTKVLKGKKLSLPA is encoded by the exons ATGAATATTTTTAGACTCACCGGAGATCTCTCTCATTTAGCAGCCATCATCATTCTGCTGCTCAAAATATGGAAAACCAGGTCTTGCGCCG GTATTTCTGGGAAAAGCCAGATTCTCTTTGCCTTGGTGTTCACCACTCGCTATCTGGATCTCCTCACCTCTTTCATCTCCCTGTATAACACCACCATGAAG GTCATCTACATCGGATGTGCATATGCCACAGTTTACCTGATCTATGCCAAGTTCAAAGCCACGTACGATGGCAACCATGACACCTTCAGAGTGGAGTTCCTGGTTGTTCCTGTGGGTGGCCTGGCATTCCTGGTCAACCATGACTTCTCTCCCCTGGAA atccTGTGGACCTTCTCCATCTATCTGGAGTCTGTGGCCATCCTGCCCCAGCTTTTCATGATCAGCAAGACCGGAGAGGCGGAGACCATCACCACCCACTATCTGTTCTTCCTGGGTCTGTACCGTGCGCTCTACCTCATCAACTGGATCTGGCGCTTCTATTTCGAGGGTTTCTTCGATATGATCGCCATTGTGGCTGGTGTGGTTCAGACAATCCTGTACTGCGACTTCTTCTACTTGTATGTAACAAAAG TACTGAAAGGAAAGAAGCTGAGCCTGCCAGCCTAA